The Hyphomicrobium sp. 99 genome contains the following window.
GATGCTCGCGCCGCATCTCTCTGAAACGGAAGTGGCTGCGCATCCGGCCGAGAGCGTCATCAAGCTGACGCTCGATCGCCCTCTACAGCAAAATCTCGAACGGCTTGCGCGAGAGCACGCGCGCACGATCGGCGACAATGTCTCGACGGCCATCATCGTCGCTGACCACCAGACGGGCGAAATCCTCGCGGAAGTGGGCTCCGCCGATTACATGGACGCGGCGCGCCACGGCGCCGTCGATATGGCGACCGCCGTCCGATCTCCCGGCTCGACGTTGAAGCCCTTCATCTACGGCCTCGCATTCGAAGCGGGCCTCGCCCATCCCGCGACGCTCATCGAAGATCGGCCCGTGCGCTTTGGAACCTACGCGCCGAAGAATTTCGACGAGGGCTACCACGGCACCGTCTCGATACGCGAAGCGCTCGAACAATCGCTCAACGTGCCGGCCGTGCGCGTGCTCGCCCGCGTCGGACCAGGAAAACTCGCCGGACGCTTCCGCCGCGCCGGCGTGACGGCCCGCTTCCCCGATAAATCCGAGCCGACGCTCGCGATGGCGCTCGGCGGAACCGGCCTGACGCTCGAAGAGCTGACACAGCTCTACGCAGGCTTGGCGCGCGGCGGCGACGGCATCACGCTGACGCATCGCTATGATCAGCGGGGCAAGATCTGGGGAGCAACGCACGCCAAGCCGCTCGTCAACGCGCACCGCCTGATGTCGCCTCTCGCCGCCTGGTACGTGTCGGACATTCTGAAAGATGCTCCGCCCCCGCTCAACGCCAAGGGCGGCCGCTTCGCTTACAAGACCGGAACGTCCTACGGCTATCGCGACGCCTGGGCCATCGGCTTCGACGGCCGTTATGTCGTCGCCGTGTGGGTTGGACGTCCGGACAACTCATCCATTCCGGGATTGATGGGCCGGAGCGCCGCCGCGCCGATCCTGTTCGACGCATTCGAGCGCCTGCCCGGACCGCGTACGCCGCTTCCCGGCGCACCCGCCAACGTCATCAAGGGAACGAACGCCGACTTGCCCGCGCCGCTCAAGCGCTGGCGCGACCCGAGCGACGATCCGGCCGCCGGTAAATTCCTGGAGCCGCCCGTGTTGATCTCCTTCCCGCCGGATCAATCCGAGATCGCCGAAACCGATCTCGACGGCGAGCCCCTTGTGCTCAAGGCCGACGGCGGCGCCCTGCCACTCACCTGGCTCGTCGACGGCAAGCCCATTCAGTCCGACGCCCACACGCGCGAAGCCACATGGCAGCCCGCGAGCGCGGGCTTCGCCAAACTCACGGTGATCGATGCCAATGGCCGTACCGACCGCGCCTTTATCAGGCTAAGGTAGCCCACGCCGCAGGCGGAGCGACGGCCGTCCCCGCGTTGGCCTTCCTCCGCAGAGACGGTAGCGTTGCCGGGAGCTTGAGATGAAACTCGCCGAGGTGCGTCGCCTCTTCGCGCGCGAGATGCTGGCCATCGCAGGCGTGACCGGTAACGAACGGCTCGAAAACGCCTTCGCCCGCGTGCCGCGCGAAAAATTTCTGGGCCACGGCCGATGGCATATTTTGACGCCGTGGTCGCATCAAAACGTCGACGAGCAAGATCCCGCCGTCGTCTACCAGGACGTCGTCATCGCGCTGGACGAGGAACGCGGCGTCAACAACGGCAGTCCCTCGCTGCACGCACACTGGCTCGACGTGGTCGCTCCGCGCCCTGGAGATCGCGTGGCGCACATCGGCGCGGGAACCGGATATTATTCCGCTATCCTGTCGGAGCTCGTCGGGCCTGATGGGCGCGTGACGGCAGTTGAATACGACTCCGGTTGCGCCGAGAGGGCGCGAGAAAACTTGTCCTCCCGCCGGAACGTCGATGTCGTCCACGCCAACGGCTGCTTCTGGCCCGAAAAAAAATCCGATGTCGTGTACGTGAATTTCGCGATCCCCCGTCCGGCCGACCCTTGGATCGAAAATCTCAAACCCGGCGGCCGGATGATCTTCCCCCTCGGCATCCCGAACTCGACGCGCTCGCACGGCCGCTCGTTGAATGGCGTCGGCATCGCGGCAACGCGTCTCGAAAAGGGTTACGCGGCATCGTCGGCCTGGCCGGTCTCATTCGTTTTCGCGGAAGGACTGACGCCGGAACCCGGAAACGACGAAATCAGGAATTTGTATCGCAGCCTCAGAAACGGCGGATGGGACGATGTAAAAAGTCTCGTTTGGAAGCAGCCGGTTGATAGTGCAAACTGCTGGTACGTTGGGCCCGATTGGTCCCTCTCCTACAGCGCCGTTGCACCTTAAGCATTTTTCTCTCGTCGCATATTTGGAATTCGAGCACCCATGAGACGCCACCGCGCCGCAACTCCAAAATGTGTGCTGATGCTCGTCGTGAGCGTTTCGTCTCTGGCGTCGGGCGGCTGCAACGAAACCGCGCAAAAAGAAGTGGCATCCGTCCGGACACTTCCTGCACTCGGCGCAAAGGTCGATGAAACATCCGTCTCGGGCATTTCATCCGGCGCCTACATGGCCGGACAATTCCAGATGGCGCACGCCAAACGCGTTGCGGGCGCCGGTATCATCGCGGGCGGGCCCTACGGCTGCTCCGAAAGCATCTTCGCCGGAACGCTTCCGGGCACTGGAACGGCGCTCCTGAACCTCAGCAAAGCCGTCAACGGCTGCATGCTCGACCTTCTCGGCGTCTGGGGTGTCTCGGACCCGCAAGAGCTTGCGGCGAAGGCCAAGGAACGCGCAGACAAAGGCGAAATCGATCCGATCGCCGACGTCGTGCGAGACCGCATCTATCTCTTTACCGGAACCTCGGACCACACCGTCGCGCCCTCGATCGTCCAGCACGCGGCAACGTTCTACGAAAAACTCGGCGTCCCCCAATCGAACATCGAACTCGTCTCAAACGTGCCCGCCGGCCACGCCTTCGTGACGGATGGCGAAGGCAGCGCCTGCGGAACCTCAGGCGAGCCCTACGTCGTCAATTGCAATTACGATCAGGCTGGCGCGCTGCTGAAACAGATCTACGGGAACCTCGAGCCGCGCGCAGCGACGCCCGGCGGCGATTTCATCGTTTTCGATCAACGCCCGTTCTTTCCGCGAGACGACAGCGCCGGACTTGCCGAAACCGGCGTCGTCTACGTTCCGAGGTCCTGCAAGGAGCAACCGGGCTGCCGCGTTCATATCGCCTTCCACGGCTGCTCGCAGAATCGCGAGGCCGTCGGCGACACGTTCATCAAGGAATCGGGCTTCGCCCGATGGGCTGATACGAACCGCTTCATCGTGCTTTTTCCACAGACGGCGGGTTCCTCTATAAACCCGCAAGGCTGTTGGGATTGGTGGGGTTACACGGGACCGCAGTACCTCACGCGTGATGCGCCGCAGATTGCCGCAGTGAACCGTATGCTCGATGCCTTGCAAGCGCCCGGAGGAGGCGCATAAACCTCGCCGGTGAGTTCGAAAGCCGCCCGTCAAGCGCGGCCCATGGGGGGAATGTCCAGAATGCTCGCACGCGAACGCCTTGTTGCGCCCCTCATGTCGCTATCGGCAGCGATGCCGTGGCAGCCCTCATCCGGCATAAAGCGCACCCTTGAGATCGCCGCCGCCGTCGCCACTATGGGTTGTCTCGTCATGGCGGCCGCGTTGCCGAACAATTCCCGCAACACCTCGACGGCGGGCTCGCGAGGCGTTCCTCTATCGACGGCCCTCCAACCCGGACGTGAAACGGATTTCGGCGCCTACCTCGGCGCGCCCTATCACTATCCGAGCGACTTCCATCTCGTGAAGAAGGGCGTCACCGATCTCACGATCAAGAACGTCGATTGGTACACGCTGCCCTTCGAGAACCCGCTCTACTACGGCGTCCGCCTCCAACGCTGGTTCACGGGCCGCTTCGGCTCGATGCTCGATTTCACGCATTCGAAGGTCTACGCCCCGCTCGACCAGGAGTTCAATTTCGAAGGCACCGTTGACGGCAAGCCCGTTCCGCCAAAGGCGAAGCCTCGGGATTACTTCAACAAGCTCGAGTGGACGCACGGTCACAACATGCTGACGCTCAACGGACTGATGCGCCTGCCATCGATCGGAATAATCTCACCCTACCTCGGCGCAGGCGCCGGTCTCGCGTTTCCACATTCCGAGATTTATCCGAAGTCCGACCCGTCGCGGACTTATGAATATCAATATACCGGCCCAGTCGGCCAAGCGCTCTTCGGCCTCGAGTTCCGCCTTCCGACAGGCTCTGTCTTCGTCGAATACAAATTCACGACGTCCGATTATTGGGGCCCGCTGACCGGCCGCGACGGCACATGGTATCCGATCGACATGTGGCGACAGTTCTCGCGCTGGTGGAGTGGCGAAGAACCGCCAAACGGCTGGGCAGGTGCAAAGCTGACGAGCCATCAAGTCATCGGCGGCTTCCTCACGCGCTTCGTCCCGAAAACCGCCGCAGCGAACTGAGCAGTAAGCTTGTCCGCGAACGACTGAAGCTCTGAGGCGAGCCACGTTTCGAAAACGGCGGCTGCCTCCGGTACCTTCGCACCGGCGCGGCTAACGAGATAGTAACCCTGCCGCGACACGACGATATCGAACGGACGCACGAGCCGCTTCGCCAGAAGCGCATCTCCCGCCTGAATCTGATCGGCGAGCGCGAAGCCTTGCCCCGCTTCCGCCGCCGCAAGCGCAAGATCGCCATTGAGAGTTGGCCCGGACGGCACCACGCGGCCTGAAATTCCCGCAGCGGCAAGCCACGCGTTCCAGCACTCCTTCGCCGTCTCCTGAATGAGAAGCGCGCCGTCGAGATCGGCAGGCGCCGCCAAAGGACTGTCCGCCAGGAATTTCGGACTTGAGACGAGCATCAGTTTCGCATCGAGGAGCTTCCGTGCATCGACGCCGGTCCATTCGCCACCACCGAAACGGACGCCGAGATCGAAGTCCTCCTTGGCGAAATCGACGAGCCGGTGGCTCGGGTCGAGAACGATATCGATCTCCGGGTGAAGCTCCGTGAATTTTCCGAGCCGGGGCACCAGCCAAAGGGCCGCAAACGAAACATCCGACGTCACGACCAATCGCTTTCGCCGCCGCGATGGACGCGCGAAGCGGCTCGACGCAGCTGCGATCAGATCGAACCCCTTCGTCAATTCCTGCGCCAGTGATTGCCCGGCTTCCGTCAGTGTTACTCCGCGGCCAGTCCGCTCGAACAGCGGCGTTCGGAATTCGGATTCGAGCGTGCGGATATGACGGCTGATCGCGGCGTGCGTGACGTTGAGCTCCGCTGCCGCGCGCGAAAAACTCGATAGCCGCGCGGCGGCTTCGAACGCTTTCAGAGCATTGAGCGGCGGCAATCGGCGAGCCATGCCTGATGTAACAAAACCTTACAGGCCCTGTAAAGCAATGCCGTTTGTCCGGCGCGGCCGCGCGGCGCACCGTTTCGTCAGCGAACGAAGGACATACGGAGACACGCAATGATGCGCGTTATCGAACACCTGATCGAAACGATAGAAGCGCTGCTTTATTCGCATCGTCGCCCTGTGGATTGTAAACGCAGAGACCTACGCCGATCTTGAGGTCGTGATCGATGTGTCTTTTTCTGGTTCTGTCGCGTGCTTAACCGAACCATTCTTATCGTCGGTTTCGTCAGAATAGAGTTTTTGAGTCAAAACCGCGTAGGCGGATTTGGCGTCGGTGGCACCTTGGGCAACCGGCGCCTGACCGTTCATCGTAAGCGTGCTGACGGCCTGCTCCATCGCATCTAATTTCGCGCCGTCCGGATTAGGCTTCGCGGCTTTGGCCGCAACTGCAGCGTCATAATCCGCCTGCTTCTCCGCGACTTGCCCTTTAAAAATTTTAGCGGCCATATCCGAAGCGGACGGGATCTCCTTAGATTTTGTCTCGACGCCATCATAGCCGGTAAAAGTGGTGCTGAACGAAAACGCCTCCGGCGGAAACATTTCACGATGTGCAATGATCACGTCGACCAAAGCGAAGTGACGCGCTTGGTCAGAGACAATCATCTCGTGCGTTTCTTCCCGAGCCTTCCTCATCTCCTCCTTGACCATGTCGCTGAACTCGGCCTGTAGATCGTGGTCCGAGAAAACCTTCCGCAATCCTTCCGCGACATCGTCCGAGCTAGCCTTGAAGCCCGTGAAGGAAAGGAAGGCCAGAACTTCCCGTTGTTCTTTTGTTGGCGGAATGGGGCCCGATGCAGCTTTTCCGGCTCGCGCCGCGACGGACGTCACGAACGTGGAGTCGTCGCTCTTGCCGTCGCTCGCAGGCCCATTGTCGGACTTACCTCTCAGCAGCTGCAACGCCACCACGCGGCTGCTGTAGTTGTGCACGCTGTCGATTGCGGTCACGGCATGCCCTCACCTTCGAATCGAAATGGCATAGGCCATTTGACGTAGGTGGCGTTAACGCCTTCTTAATCACCGTACTGATTTGAGCAGCCGAGAAACTGAGGCGGCCATCCTGTCGGGCGGGGACGGCGCTTTAGAACCGCTTTAAGAGCCGGCGGCTTCGCCGGAACGCTTGCGCAGCTCTTCGAGGATTTCCCGCGCCCGCTGGGCATCGATCGCATCAGGTGCTTTGAAATGCGGGCCCTGCGCGCGCTGCGCTAGGCCCTCGTCTTTGCATTGGTGAGAAGCTAACTGTCCCTTCTATGCTATGGGTCGATCGGCTTTGTAACGGCCAAACGACCGCTGCTCATCCTTCGTAAAGATCACCACATCATAGGGTTCTGGCTCACCACCCATGCCCGGTGAGCCATCGGGCATTCCGGGAACGGCGAGCCCGATGGCCTGGGGCTTCTCGGTCAGCAGCCGTTGGATAGCATGGAACGGCACGTGGCCCTCAATCACATAACCCGAAAGCTCAGCTGTGTGGCAGGACGAGAGCGCGGCCGGCACGCCAAAACGCGCTTTCACGGCCTTCATTTCAGATGTCTCGGTTACGGTCGTCTCAAACCCATGACTGCGCAAATGCTCAACCCAGGCGTTGCAGCATCTGCAGTTGGGGTCTTTGAAGACCTTGAGGGTGGACGCTGACTGAGCCCAGACGCCAGTCGTCAACGACGAAAGCGCCAATGCGAGACCTCCAAGAACAGCGCGTCGATCGTAGTGATTGGCTTGCTGCATTCTAGGTCCCTCCGAAGACTGAGGCTCGCGCGACGCGAGCGGGTGACATGCTATTGCCTGGTCATTAGCAGGTGTTGGAGAGCCTCTCGTCGATTGCTGCTTTAGTGTCTTTCAGACAAGGTGAAAGACACTAGAACCGCTTCAGCAGCCGGTCGATGTATTCGAGTTCGTCTTGCGGCCTGCGGTTCTCGCCCGAACGCTTGCGCAGCTCTTCGAGAATTTCCCGCGCCCGCTGCGCGTCGATCGCGTCGGGCACCTTGACCGACGTGCCGAGATCCGGGCCCTGCGCGCGCTGCGGCCGGCCCATCGGATCGCGGGGAGAATTGCCGCCACGACCGAGACGCTGCTGCGCGTTCTTCTGCATCTGCTCGGCCATCTGCTGAGCGCTCTGACGCATCTGCTCGAGTGCCTGACCCTGCTGATTGGCTGCCTCGTCGAGATCGCCCTGCTTCAAAGCGTCCTCGGCCTTGCCCATGGACTCCTGCGCATTGGCGAGCTTGTCGGGATCGCCCGCACCCATTTGCTCGAGATCCTTTTGCAGCTTGTCGAGTTCGTTGCGAAGCTGCGCCTGGCGATCCTGAAGACTACCCTTGCCGCGCTTCTGCTGTCCGCCTGACTTGCCTTGCGAACCCTGCTGACCTTCGCCCTGCTGTCCGCCGCCTTCCTGGTCGGCCTGCATATCGCCCTGTCCGCCTTGCTGACGGCCCTGGCCATTCTGCTGACCCTGTTTGCCCTTACCGGACTTCGGTGAACCCTGACCGCTTTGATCTTCCTGCGAGCCGCCCTGCCCTTCCTGGCGGCGCTGCTGACCAAACGTATCGTCCATCAGCTGCTGCTGCTTGCCGGTGAGATCGCTCAGCTCGTTGAGCTTCTTCATCATCTCCTGCGCGCGTTTCTGCTGCGCGCGCGCTTCCGGCGAATTGCTCGCCTGCAGGCGATCCATCAATTCGCGCATTTCAGACAGCATTCGCTCGGCTTCATCGCGCGAACCTTCGCGCGCGCTCTTCTCCAGATCCTTCATCATCTGGTCGAGGTCTTGCTGACCGAGCTCGGAATTCTGATCGTCCTGCTGCTGTTGATCGCCAGAGGGATTTTCCTTCTCGGCGTTCTTCTGCATTTCGTTGAGATAGTCGTTGAGCCGCTTCTTCAGCTCCGCCATCGCATCTTGAATTTCTTTGTCGTCGCCCTTCTCGATAGCGTCCGACAGATGATCTTGCGCGTCCTTGAGCGCGCGCTCGGCTTGCGACAGCGCACCATCCTCGATCTTCAGCGCAATCTGCCAAAGCTCATCGATCGACTCATTCAGCGCCGCGCGCGTCTCCTGCCGGTCGAGACGATGATAAATCGCCCTGAGACCGAGATAGACGCCGTCGTCTTTGATGAAGCCCTGCGGCTCCATGGTCAGCGCGTCGAGCGCGCGAACCACCTTCGGCCGGTTGCGCGAATCTTCTGCAAGGTTGCGCCGCTGCTCGATCAAGGCGCGCGCCAGCGGATTTTTGAAGTGCCGCGACGGCAGCACGATTTCAATCGGCTCACTGCGCCCGACCTGACCGCCGACATCCGTCGCTTCGAGCCAGAGCTGAACGCGCTGCCCCGCCCAGGGGTGCTCTCCGATATCGAGGAGCGCCGACGTATCGACCGTTTTCGCGCCCGGACGTGGAATTTTGAGGCCGAGCACCGGCGGACGCTCGAGCGGCAACCGCGGCCCCGTCAGCGGCGGCGGCTGCGCCCACAACTTCACGCTCTCGACAGGCTTCGGCGGCACCTTGCGCACCTTAACTTCCGCACTCTGCAGACCGTAATCGTCCTCTGCCTTGTAGAAGACACGCATCGATCCGCGCGGCGTACCGGTGATGTCCTTCGTCAGCGCGATCTTCGGCACAGCGTCGGGAACGACGTCGAATGTCCAAGCCCCAAGCTCCCGCGTTCCCGAGAGCGCGCGAATGCGGGCCGATTTGCGGATTTCATACCGCGTTTCCGAAATGCTCGATGTTTCACCGTTCTTCGATTTTTCAGGCGGCACGACGACCGGCGCGGTGGCGCCATCGCTCAAGACTTCGAGCGACAGGCCGGTTGAGCCGAAGCCGGTGCCTCTGAGAGTCAGCAGGCTGCGATCCGGAACCTCGAAGAACGTGGTCCGCTCATGTGTCCCGTCGCCGGCCTGCTGCGAGCCGTCGGCGAGTAGCACGGGAGGAAGTGCCGTATAGGGTGGCGGCGTCACCCAGGCATCGACGCGGGCCGGAGGGCCAGCCTCGCCACTGCCGAAACGGAAAGCAGCGGCCAACCGGTCGCCAAGGCTCCCCGTCACCAGCAGAGCAATTGGAATAAAAAGGACGAGCAGAAGCCCACGCAGCGCCCAGGGATCGAAACGATCGGTTCTGGGCGTGGGACGGCCGACCCGAAGACGCGCGATCGCCCGCGCCAGTCGTTCCCGGTGCGCCTGCCAAATCGCGGACGTGGTGGCGTCCGACGCGCCGGACGTGAGCGTATCTTCGTAGGAGGTCGCGGGCCGGTGCGGAATGTTGGAGCGGCGCTCGATCCGCCGGATGGCGTCATCACGCGTCGGCCACGGAATGCGAACCGCGTAAATGCCAGCCGCGATACCGCCCAAGGCGAACGCTGCCAGCACGATCTTATGGATCAGCGGGTCGAGGTAGGCCCAGAAACCGAGAAACGAAAGCATGGCGAAGACCAGCGCCAGGCCAATCACAAGCCACAGCCGCGGCCAAAGCCGCTCGAAAAACAGCGCAAGCGTACTCAGGCGGACTTTGCGCGCAAACGAACGTGAAATCTCGGGACCGAGATCCCTGTTTTGAGGCTCTACCATGCGCGCCTAAGCTATCACGGGGCCCCCGACCCGCACGTTAACAAAATGCAACATGAAGGGGCCGAATGCCCCGCCTATCGGGCTTTTCTACGGCCAAATCTGCGACGGACTGGCCGCTCCGGCCGTGCAATAGCCCCGCCATCCACCACACACACTCCGTCATGCCGGCGGAGGCCGGCACCCAGACAAGCATCAGCAGAACCGATCACAATGTGCCCGCCACCGGTGCAGCCCGCACCCCGGCGCTCACCCAACCTTGCCTGGATCCCGGCCTTCGCCGGGATGACGGGGGTTGGATGTGAGTTCCGCGGAGAGGCGCGAAAACCAATCAGGCCTTCAGCCACGGCGGCAGATGATCGGCACCGATCAAATCGTCGTAGCTCGGCCGCGGCCGCACGACGGCGTAGCGGTCGCCGTCAACGAGCACTTCCGGGATGAGCAAGCGGCTGTTGTAGGTGGATGACATCACCGCGCCATAAGCTCCCGCCGTCATGACGGCCAGGAGATCGCCAGGCTCGACCGGCGATAACGCCCGGTCTTCCGCGAGAAAATCGCCCGTCTCGCAAACCGGACCAACGATATCCTGCTGGATCGGCGGCATGTCCGAGCGCGCTTCGTTGACCGGCCAAACGTCGTGGTGGGCCTCATAAAGCGTCGGGCGGATCAAGTCGTTCATCGCCGCATCGACGATCGTGAACGTCTTGTCGGTGCCTTCCTTCACGTAGATGACCTGGGTGACGAGAACACCCGCGTTGCCGACGATCATGCGCCCAGGCTCGAGAACGAGTTTGAGACCGAGATCGCCGAGCGTCTCCTTGACGACAGCCGCGTATTCATCAGGCGTCGGCGGAATATCGTTCGCGCCCCGGTAAGGAACGCCAAGACCGCCGCCAATATCGAGATGCTCGAGCGCAATACCGTTGGCCTTCAGATCACGCGCAAGATCGGCGAGCAGCCGAAACGCATCGCGAAACGGCGCGAGATCCGTGATCTGGCTGCCGATGTGCATGTGAATGCCGGAAATCTTGATGCCCGGAAGCTTCGCCGCCTCGGCATAGAGGTCGCGCGCATCCTCGTAGGGCACGCCGAACTTGTTCTCGGCCTTGCCTGTCGAGATTTTCGCATGGGTCTTCGCATCGACGTCCGGGTTGACGCGAATGGCGATGGAGGCGGTCTTCCCGAGTACCGTCGCAACCTCGCTCAGCGCCCGAAGCTCGGGCTCGCTCTCCACGTTGAAGCCGTGGATGCCCTCTTCGAGCGCGTAAGCCATTTCGCCCCGCGTCTTGCCGACGCCCGCGAAAATGATCTTCGATGCCGGCACGCCAGCTGCCCGCGCACGGCGAAGTTCGCCTTCGGACACGACATCCATACCCGCGCCGAGCCGCGCCATCGTCGCGAGCACCGCCTGGTTGGAGTTCGCCTTGACGGCAAAGCAGATGAGCGCGTCCTGGCCCCGGAATGCCCGCGCCAGAACCTCGTAATGGCGGACAAGCGTCGCCGTCGAATAGCAATAGAAGGGCGTTCCAACCTCTGCCGCGATGCGTGCGAGGCTCACGTCCTCGGCATGGAGAATGCCGGACCTATACTGAAAGTGATGCATGGGAGCGCTTCTAGCGGATGAGAAAGACCCGCGTCACCGAAAAATGCCTGAAGAGTTCAGAAACTCGCTCAACGTCCCGGTTATCGCAACAGCGGATCGAGGATGAACGATTCGTGCGGTTTCGGCGGAGCATCCGAATTTTCGCCCGCGGCGTGAGCATCGGGCGATTTCGCATCCCCGGCCGCCTTGGCGGCTGGCGGCGGTTCGACCGGCCCTTTCACGCCGCAGCCCGCAAAACCGGCGCAGGCCGCGCCGATAAGCGCCACCGCGATCCAGGATTTCGTGCTGTGCGGGAGCACGGCCATGCCAAAATCACTCCAAAACCATTCGGCCCGCTCGGAAGGCGGGCACTGCAGGGAAGAGTTCTAGACCTTCCCTCGCGCCTTTTCCAACCGCTTGAGCCATTGACGAGCCATTTTGGCGACGTTCTGTGGCGCGGTTCCCCCATAGCTCGTCCGGCTCTTGACCGAATTTTCCACAGACAGCACCGAGAAGACGGCTTTAGTGATGCGCGGCTCGACGGCCTGCATGTCCGTTAGGCTCAATTGATCGAGATCCACGCCTTTGGCTTCGGCCGCCTTCACAATGGCGCCCGTCACGTGGTGAGCGTCGCGGAACGGCATCTTGAGCTCCCGAACGAGCCAGTCCGCGAGATCGGTCGCCGTTGAATAACCGCGCCCAGCCGCCGCGCGCATGGCCTCCGCGTTGGGCTCCAGATCCGCAATCATGCCCGCCATGGCCGCCATAACGAGACGCAGGCTGGACAGGGCGTCGAACGTCGTCTCCTTGTCTTCCTGCATGTCCTTCGAATACGCGAGCGGCAGGCCCTTCATCACGATGACGAGACCCTGGAACGCCGATGCGATACGGCCGACCTTCGCGCGCGCCAGCTCCGCCGCGTCCGGATTGCGCTTCTGCGGCATGATCGATGAGCCGGTCGTGAACCGGTCGGAAAGCTTCACGAACCCGAATTGCGGCGTCATCCAGATGACGATCTCTTCGGCGAGGCGCGAGAAGTGCACGGCCGCGATCGTCGCCGCCGCAAGGGTTTCGAGCGCGAAGTCACGATCCGAGACACCGTCGAGCGAATTCGCCATCGGCCTGTCGAAGCCCAGCGCCTCCGCTGTCATTTCCCGGTTGATCGGAAACGACGTTCCAGCGAGCGCCGCCGAGCCGAGCGGCGATTCATTGAGACGCTTCCGCGCGTCCGCGAACCGACCCCGGTCGCGCGCGATCATTTCGACGTAGGCGAGCAGATGGTGACCGAAGGTCACGGGCTGCGCAGGTTGCAGATGCGTGAAGCCCGGCATGACCGTGGCGGCATGCGCCTCGGCCTTCTCCGCAAGTGCCTGCTGCACGTTCTCGAGAGACGCGTCGATGCCGTCGATGGCATCGCGCACGAAGAGCCGGAAATCCGTCGCGACCTGATCGTTGCGCGAACGCGCCGTATGCAGCCGCCCCGCCGCAGGACCGATCAGCTCTTTCAGGCGATTTTCGACGTTCATGTGAACGTCTTCGAGCGCGCGCGAGAATTCGAACGTGCCCGCGTCTATCTCCGCCTTGATCTTGTCGAGGCCTTTTGCGATCTCGCGAGCATCGGCTTTGGCTATAATGCCCGCGTCCGCGA
Protein-coding sequences here:
- the pbpC gene encoding penicillin-binding protein 1C codes for the protein MSQSSPRKGEGRSGGDDQVVPPTSATLLRRFSDFLRLPLFSPPLDGEGSGVGCSPSKIPPPLTPPRGGGGESVRQFTIRRIAIAASVSLLISAGGAYGLYLKAFADAGPLPLEQAKAVSVTVIDRDDRLLRAFTTTEGKWRLPVDPKDVDPHYLKMLFAFEDKRFYSHHGVDPKAVTRAVLQMLRHGRLVSGGSTLTMQVARLLDGKHERTAGGKLRQMARAVELERTLSKTEILKLYLRLAPFGGNLEGVRAASLAYFGKEPRHLSLGECALLVALPQSPEMRRLDRNPEAARRARNRVLTRAAAAHVITVAEAERAKAERIPAVRYAFPMLAPHLSETEVAAHPAESVIKLTLDRPLQQNLERLAREHARTIGDNVSTAIIVADHQTGEILAEVGSADYMDAARHGAVDMATAVRSPGSTLKPFIYGLAFEAGLAHPATLIEDRPVRFGTYAPKNFDEGYHGTVSIREALEQSLNVPAVRVLARVGPGKLAGRFRRAGVTARFPDKSEPTLAMALGGTGLTLEELTQLYAGLARGGDGITLTHRYDQRGKIWGATHAKPLVNAHRLMSPLAAWYVSDILKDAPPPLNAKGGRFAYKTGTSYGYRDAWAIGFDGRYVVAVWVGRPDNSSIPGLMGRSAAAPILFDAFERLPGPRTPLPGAPANVIKGTNADLPAPLKRWRDPSDDPAAGKFLEPPVLISFPPDQSEIAETDLDGEPLVLKADGGALPLTWLVDGKPIQSDAHTREATWQPASAGFAKLTVIDANGRTDRAFIRLR
- a CDS encoding DUF411 domain-containing protein, whose translation is MQQANHYDRRAVLGGLALALSSLTTGVWAQSASTLKVFKDPNCRCCNAWVEHLRSHGFETTVTETSEMKAVKARFGVPAALSSCHTAELSGYVIEGHVPFHAIQRLLTEKPQAIGLAVPGMPDGSPGMGGEPEPYDVVIFTKDEQRSFGRYKADRPIA
- the gcvA gene encoding transcriptional regulator GcvA, producing the protein MARRLPPLNALKAFEAAARLSSFSRAAAELNVTHAAISRHIRTLESEFRTPLFERTGRGVTLTEAGQSLAQELTKGFDLIAAASSRFARPSRRRKRLVVTSDVSFAALWLVPRLGKFTELHPEIDIVLDPSHRLVDFAKEDFDLGVRFGGGEWTGVDARKLLDAKLMLVSSPKFLADSPLAAPADLDGALLIQETAKECWNAWLAAAGISGRVVPSGPTLNGDLALAAAEAGQGFALADQIQAGDALLAKRLVRPFDIVVSRQGYYLVSRAGAKVPEAAAVFETWLASELQSFADKLTAQFAAAVFGTKRVRKPPMT
- a CDS encoding poly(3-hydroxybutyrate) depolymerase, coding for MRRHRAATPKCVLMLVVSVSSLASGGCNETAQKEVASVRTLPALGAKVDETSVSGISSGAYMAGQFQMAHAKRVAGAGIIAGGPYGCSESIFAGTLPGTGTALLNLSKAVNGCMLDLLGVWGVSDPQELAAKAKERADKGEIDPIADVVRDRIYLFTGTSDHTVAPSIVQHAATFYEKLGVPQSNIELVSNVPAGHAFVTDGEGSACGTSGEPYVVNCNYDQAGALLKQIYGNLEPRAATPGGDFIVFDQRPFFPRDDSAGLAETGVVYVPRSCKEQPGCRVHIAFHGCSQNREAVGDTFIKESGFARWADTNRFIVLFPQTAGSSINPQGCWDWWGYTGPQYLTRDAPQIAAVNRMLDALQAPGGGA
- a CDS encoding protein-L-isoaspartate O-methyltransferase translates to MKLAEVRRLFAREMLAIAGVTGNERLENAFARVPREKFLGHGRWHILTPWSHQNVDEQDPAVVYQDVVIALDEERGVNNGSPSLHAHWLDVVAPRPGDRVAHIGAGTGYYSAILSELVGPDGRVTAVEYDSGCAERARENLSSRRNVDVVHANGCFWPEKKSDVVYVNFAIPRPADPWIENLKPGGRMIFPLGIPNSTRSHGRSLNGVGIAATRLEKGYAASSAWPVSFVFAEGLTPEPGNDEIRNLYRSLRNGGWDDVKSLVWKQPVDSANCWYVGPDWSLSYSAVAP